One region of Triticum aestivum cultivar Chinese Spring chromosome 6B, IWGSC CS RefSeq v2.1, whole genome shotgun sequence genomic DNA includes:
- the LOC123138219 gene encoding uncharacterized protein At5g39865 translates to MGCTGSRHALRGGIRKSFGRSRSGPAAAGAAHHTVALKSSTLGSLSLDRDEEMMKWRADSFGGAAKSKATTPAPPPQPQLARQQRQVIGTPTKTPVREPEVINVWELMEGLDDNKNEERDAAEDERREQSPPGSPEFDPEVISEFRKALGEASPPRDYKADGECVKKREIQRFPGIVRARVSAFQQRIDAKLAKLARPPTPTPTSPPPSPSPPPPPQPQLPPPPDSQRKVVLYLTSLRGIRKTFEDCWATKSILHGYGVRIDERDLSLHGGFKDELHASLGSAGRLPQVFVDGEHLGSAEDVRRLHEAGELSKALEACEMAPPSVGGKGAALEACSGCGGVRFVPCEECSGSCKVFLEELDSFRRCPDCNENGLVRCPLCCL, encoded by the coding sequence ATGGGCTGCACGGGCTCCAGGCACGCGCTGCGGGGCGGCATCCGGAAGTCCTTCGGCCGGAGCCGCTCCGGCCCGGCGGCCGCCGGGGCGGCGCACCACACCGTCGCGCTCAAGTCCTCCACGCTGGGCTCACTCAGCCTCGACCGGGACGAGGAGATGATGAAGTGGCGCGCCGACAGCTTCGGCGGCGCCGCGAAGAGCAAGGccaccacgccggcgccgcccccgcagccGCAGCTGGCGAGGCAGCAGCGGCAGGTGATTGGCACGCCCACCAAGACGCCGGTCCGCGAGCCCGAGGTGATCAATGTGTGGGAGCTCATGGAGGGTCTCGACGACAACAAGAACGAGGAGCGCGATGCGGCCGAGGACGAGCGCCGGGAGCAGTCGCCGCCGGGATCGCCGGAGTTCGATCCGGAAGTCATTTCGGAGTTCCGCAAGGCGCTCGGCGAGGCTTCGCCCCCGCGGGACTACAAGGCCGACGGCGAGTGCGTCAAGAAGCGCGAAATCCAGAGGTTTCCGGGCATCGTGCGCGCGCGGGTCAGCGCGTTCCAGCAGAGGATCGACGCGAAGCTCGCCAAGTTGGCGCGCCCACCCACGCCCACGCCCACGTCCccgcctccttctccttctccccctccgcCACCGCAGCCGCAGCTGCCTCCCCCGCCGGACAGCCAGCGGAAGGTGGTGCTGTACCTCACCAGCCTGCGCGGCATCCGCAAGACGTTCGAGGACTGCTGGGCCACCAAGTCCATCCTCCACGGCTACGGCGTGCGCATCGACGAGCGCGACCTTTCGCTACACGGCGGGTTCAAGGACGAGCTCCACGCCTCTCTGGGCTccgcgggcaggctgccccaggtGTTCGTGGACGGCGAGCACCTGGGCAGCGCCGAAGACGTCCGCCGCTTGCACGAGGCCGGGGAGCTGTCCAAGGCGCTGGAGGCCTGCGAGATGGCGCCGCCGAGCGTGGGCGGCAAGGGCGCGGCGCTGGAGGCGTGCTCCGGGTGCGGCGGCGTCCGGTTCGTGCCGTGCGAGGAATGCTCCGGCAGCTGCAAGGTGTTCCTGGAGGAGCTGGACAGCTTCCGGCGGTGTCCCGACTGCAACGAGAACGGGCTCGTCCGGTGCCCGCTCTGCTGCTTGTGA